A section of the Larus michahellis chromosome 1, bLarMic1.1, whole genome shotgun sequence genome encodes:
- the TMEM272 gene encoding transmembrane protein 272 isoform X2 produces MVTLLLYDSTRMRQLLSKSVVIDDDDDDEYPWRQNAHKYYIHLTLSLFLFLWFILGNYWVFSVYLPNFIPPFHQPQDYCDKTLYIFAVGVLIISHTVLFLLIFCSCCIYCFSRQRYSSEED; encoded by the coding sequence GTGACTCTCCTGCTGTACGACTCAACCAGGATGAGGCAGCTGCTTTCCAAGTCCGTTGTGATtgatgatgatgacgacgacGAATATCCCTGGAGGCAGAATGCTCACAAGTACTACATCCATCTAaccctcagccttttcctctttctctggtTCATTCTTGGGAACTACTGGGTTTTTTCTGTGTACCTGCCAAATTTCATCCCACCTTTCCATCAGCCTCAGGATTACTGTGACAAAACCCTGTACATTTTTGCTGTTGGTGTTCTCATAATTAGCCATACTGTTCTCTTTCTCCTTATCTTTTGTAGCTGCTGCATATATTGTTTTTCCAGGCAAAGATACTCCTCTGAGGAAGACTAA